One window of the Triticum dicoccoides isolate Atlit2015 ecotype Zavitan chromosome 3B, WEW_v2.0, whole genome shotgun sequence genome contains the following:
- the LOC119279734 gene encoding probable pectate lyase 4 — translation MAPPQSDEQLVDDPAMVDITPPHPDEHFSDEPAVEDTAPPRFSDEQQPGSVPQTTLMPYAAVDSSLRAMAGQAEGFGRHAIGGLHGDVYHVTTLNDDGPGSLRDGCRRQEPLWIVFDVSGTIRLASGLRVSSQKTVDGRGRRVTLSGKGLLLRECEHVILCNLEVEGGRGHDADAVQIKPGSRHVWVDRCSLRDFADGLLDVTCGSTDVTVSRCRFSAHDKAVLIGASSEHVVDRRIRVTIHHCLFDGTRQRQPRVRFGRVHLYNNYTRGWGIYAVCASVESQIVSQCNIYEAGEKKKVFTYMSEQAADRDCSSSGRIRSEGDLFLNGAKEHTENDLETAEDGQWDFKVRDCYRPWSVQPASMALKELLESCTGWQPVPLPEDDVCFTRTPAAAEPL, via the exons ATGGCGCCTCCTCAGTCCGACGAGCAGCTCGTCGACGATCCTGCCATGGTGGACATTACTCCTCCTCACCCCGACGAGCATTTCAGTGATGAGCCGGCCGTGGAAGACACAGCCCCTCCTCGATTCTCCGACGAGCAACAACCCGGCAGCGTGCCGCAAACCACGCTGATGCCGTACGCAGCCGTGGACTCGTCGCTGCGCGCCATGGCCGGCCAGGCCGAGGGCTTCGGCCGGCACGCCATCGGCGGCCTCCACGGCGACGTCTACCACGTCACCACCCTCAATG ACGACGGGCCCGGGTCGCTGCGCGACGGTTGCCGTCGCCAGGAGCCGCTGTGGATCGTCTTCGACGTGTCCGGCACCATCCGCCTCGCGTCGGGGCTGCGCGTGTCCTCCCAGAAGACCGTGGACGGCCGCGGGCGGCGCGTGACGCTGTCCGGCAAGggccttcttcttcgcgagtgcgaGCACGTGATCCTGTGCAACCTGGAGGTGGAGGGCGGGCGCGGGCACGACGCCGACGCCGTCCAGATCAAGCCCGGGTCGAGGCACGTGTGGGTGGACCGCTGCAGCTTGCGCGACTTCGCCGACGGCCTGCTGGACGTGACCTGCGGCAGCACGGACGTGACGGTCTCCCGGTGCCGCTTCTCGGCGCACGACAAGGCCGTGCTGATCGGCGCCAGCAGCGAGCACGTCGTGGACCGGCGCATCCGGGTGACCATCCACCACTGCCTCTTCGACGGCACGCGGCAGCGGCAGCCCCGCGTCCGGTTCGGCCGGGTGCACCTCTACAACAACTACACCAGGGGCTGGGGCATCTACGCCGTCTGCGCCAGCGTGGAGTCGCAG ATTGTCTCCCAGTGCAACATCTACGAGGCAGGGGAGAAGAAGAAAGTGTTCACGTACATGAGCGAGCAG GCGGCGGACAGGGACTGCAGTTCAAGTGGGCGCATCCGGTCTGAAGGCGACCTGTTCCTGAACGGCGCGAAGGAGCACACCGAAAATGATTTGGAAACTGCAGAAGACGGCCAGTGGGACTTCAAGGTCCGGGATTGCTACAGGCCGTGGTCGGTCCAGCCGGCGTCGATGGCGCTCAAGGAGCTCCTGGAGTCCTGCACCGGCTGGCAGCCGGTTCCGTTGCCGGAAGACGACGTCTGCTTCACAAGAACGCCAGCTGCTGCTGAACCACTCTGA
- the LOC119279735 gene encoding caffeoylshikimate esterase-like, which translates to MAMDQCTDDVKYEEEFIVNSRDTKLFTCSWMPHNSEPKALIFICHGIAAECSVSMRDTASRLVRAGYAVYGIDHEGHGRSSGQRCYVPNFSDVVADCSSHFMSVCDKPENRGKKRFLYGISMGGSIALLLHRKEPAYWDGAVLLAPMCKISDDMRPHPVVVSALRMVCAVAPGWRIIPIPDIIDKVCKDPEMRKQVRSNPYIYRGKLPLKTCHELLMVSLDIEKNLHEVSLPFLVLHGGDDIVTDPSVSKLLFEEASSGDKDLKLYPGMWHALMAEFPQDAERVYSDIISWLDQRANCAANVSANTGTASA; encoded by the exons ATGGCTATG GATCAGTGCACCGATGATGTCAAGTATGAAGAG GAGTTTATCGTGAACTCCCGGGACACCAAGCTGTTCACCTGCTCATGGATGCCGCACAATTCAGAGCCCAAAGCTTTGATATTCATCTGCCATG GGATTGCAGCAGAGTGCAGTGTATCAATGAGAG ATACTGCCTCCCGTTTGGTGCGCGCCGGGTACGCCGTCTACGGGATAGATCACGAGGGGCACGGCAGGTCGTCTGGCCAGAGATGCTACGTGCCGAACTTCAGCGACGTCGTTGCCGACTGCTCCAGCCATTTCATGAGCGTCTGCG ATAAGCCGGAGAACAGGGGGAAGAAGCGGTTCCTGTACGGGATCTCCATGGGCGGGAGCATAGCGCTTCTCCTCCACAGGAAGGAGCCGGCCTACTGGGACGGCGCCGTTCTGCTTGCTCCAATGTGCAAG ATTTCTGATGACATGAGGCCTCATCCGGTGGTGGTGAGCGCTCTGAGGATGGTATGCGCGGTGGCGCCCGGTTGGAGGATCATACCCATCCCGGACATCATCGACAAAGTCTGCAAAGATCCAGAGATGAGAAAACAG GTTCGCTCCAATCCGTATATTTACAGGGGAAAGCTCCCATTGAAGACCTGTCATGAACTCCTCATGGTGAGCCTAGACATTGAGAAGAACTTGCACGAG GTGAGCCTGCCGTTCTTGGTGCTGCACGGAGGAGACGACATCGTGACGGATCCTTCGGTGAGCAAGCTGCTGTTCGAGGAAGCGTCGAGCGGGGACAAGGACTTGAAGCTCTACCCTGGGATGTGGCACGCGCTCATGGCAGAGTTCCCTCAGGACGCCGAGCGCGTCTACTCCGACATCATCTCTTGGCTGGACCAGAGGGCGAATTGTGCAGCCAATGTTTCAGCGAATACTGGCACGGCAAGTGCCTAG